One stretch of Epinephelus lanceolatus isolate andai-2023 chromosome 15, ASM4190304v1, whole genome shotgun sequence DNA includes these proteins:
- the atg14 gene encoding beclin 1-associated autophagy-related key regulator, translated as MASSAGLPPLGPDRAASSSGPHSGGRPPHRPHHPHPAHSTPGCVMVESVDDAEGLYVAVERCPLCSTSRRRLTCARCVQAGDFVYFEGGRNTERYIEKLERLMKLKEEKEQLQQKVIQDMSRKLQADEMKWKIMSCKMKIEQLKEAVAGGNEEVKSDKDLLLRSQEESQRLQRRAGRHQEKRDKIERHNRRLGDLLERRSRELQSRLSQLAALRREHILELTTHIFPTQEEKQGSRDPADVVAECDPALTSSTVSELAEARRTTYLSGRWIWDDQNGETSISITGPPVTLPSNGDCSAYYSWVEEKSTNQGPELDHINPAHTISAALCYATQLVTILSHILDVNLPKKLCNSEFCGENLSRYRFTRALSKLNTNILHLCFSQHVDSEKLHPHHTLRNIMFLVSPDNDNLGRTGPFEVSADLEESMEFVEPEAAGPAEESGDEAVTDEETDLGTDWETVPSPRFCDIPSQSMDLSQSALQVSQPSANTGGMISSAAASVTSWFRAYTGQR; from the exons ATGGCGTCCTCAGCGGGGCTCCCACCGCTCGGCCCGGACCGTGCTGCCTCATCCTCCGGCCCTCACTCCGGTGGGAGGCCGCCTCACCGCCCCCATCACCCCCATCCGGCTCACTCCACCCCGGGCTGTGTGATGGTGGAGTCGGTGGACGACGCGGAGGGTCTGTACGTAGCGGTGGAGCGGTGCCCCCTGTGCAGCACCTCCCGCCGCAGGCTGACCTGTGCCCGGTGCGTCCAGGCCGGGGACTTTGTGTACTTCGAGGGAGGGAGGAACACTGAGAG ATACATTGAAAAGTTGGAGCGGCTGATGAAGCTGAAGGAGGAAAAGGAGCAGCTGCAACAGAA AGTCATCCAGGACATGAGCAGGAAGCTGCAGGCTGATGAGATG AAATGGAAGATCATGTCGTGTAAGATGAAGATCGAGCAGCTGAAGGAGGCGGTCGCCGGGGGCAACGAAGAGGTGAAGAGTG ATAAAGACCTCCTCCTGCGCTCTCAGGAGGAGAGCCAGCGGCTGCAGCGTCGGGCCGGCCGTCACCAGGAGAAACGGGATAAGATTGAGCGTCACAACCGTCGTCTGGGAGATCTGCTGGAGAGACGCAGCCGGGAGCTACAGAGCCGACTGAGCCAGCTGGCAGCTCTGAGACGAGAACACATCCTGGAGCTCACCACGCACATCTTCCCCACACAGGAGGAGAAGCAGGGCAGCAG AGACCCTGCAGATGTGGTGGCAGAGTGTGACCCTGCGCTGACCTCCAGCACAGTGAGCGAGCTGGCTGAAGCCCGGAGGACCACCTATCTGTCGGGGCGCTGGATCTGGGACGACCAGAACGGAGAGACCAGCATTAGCATCACGGGGCCTCCTGTCACCCTGCCCAGCAACGGGGACTGCTCCGCCTACTACAGCTGGGTGGAGGAGAAGAGCACCAATCAGGGCCCAG AGTTGGACCACATCAACCCGGCCCACACCATCAGCGCTGCTCTCTGCTACGCCACACAGCTCGTCACCATCCTGTCTCACATCCTGGACGTCAACCTGCCCAAGAAGCTCTGCAACAG TGAGTTCTGTGGAGAGAATCTGAGCAGATATCGCTTCACCAGAGCTCTGAGCAAACTCAACACCAacatcctccacctctgcttCTCTCAG catGTAGACAGTGAGAAGCTCCACCCTCATCACACTCTGAGGAACATCATGTTTCTGGTTTCCCCCGACAACGACAACCTGGGCAG GACGGGTCCGTTTGAGGTGAGTGCTGACCTGGAGGAGTCGATGGAGTTTGTGGAGCCGGAGGCGGCTGGGCCGGCGGAGGAGAGCGGAGACGAGGCGGTGACCGATGAAGAGACGGACCTGGGGACGGACTGGGAGACGGTGCCCAGTCCACGATTCTGTGACATCCCATCACAG TCCATGGATCTTTCCCAGAGTGCATTGCAGGTCTCTCAGCCCTCTGCTAACACAGGAGGGATGATCtcgtctgctgctgcctccgtCACCTCCTGGTTCAGAGCGTACACTGGCCAGCGCTGA